In Niveispirillum cyanobacteriorum, the following proteins share a genomic window:
- a CDS encoding Do family serine endopeptidase produces the protein MMSLATARKFRRNLAMALLAGTALLAPATIQTAAAAPAEVLANGGVADLVERVSPAVVTITAAQTAPARTAARDLPPGFEEFLRRFGVPGLPGQGGGGQGRGAPVARALGSGFVFDASGYVVTNRHVIADADQVTVAFSDGTEREAEVIGEDERTDLAVLKVKTDKPLPALKFADSDKVRVGDVAVAVGNPFGLGGTVTAGIVSARSRDIGSGPYDDYLQLDASINSGNSGGPTFNMAGDVIGINTAIFTPNGGSVGIGFAIPSNLAKPVVEALKRDGKVERGWLGVNLQGVTKELADGLGLSKEGGALIAAVEPKSPAEKAGLKPGDVVLSAGGKPIKDTRDLARQVGMVKPGTKLDMALWRDGKEKTIAVTVEQAPGQPQQRLAKAEAQKQDGEEVAGLKLSGLTDQWRQRLRLPGDAAGVVVLDVGDGVEGLRPGDLITSVNNSAVASPADVAAQVKAASKAGRKNALVQVRRGETTAFLTIPVDMG, from the coding sequence ATGATGTCGCTTGCCACCGCACGGAAATTCCGCCGCAACCTGGCCATGGCCCTGCTTGCCGGCACCGCCCTGCTGGCCCCGGCGACCATCCAGACCGCCGCTGCGGCCCCTGCCGAAGTGCTGGCCAATGGCGGTGTCGCCGATCTGGTGGAGCGTGTGTCGCCCGCCGTCGTAACCATCACCGCCGCCCAGACGGCCCCCGCCCGCACCGCCGCCCGCGACCTGCCGCCGGGGTTCGAGGAATTCCTGCGCCGCTTCGGCGTGCCGGGTCTGCCGGGCCAGGGTGGCGGCGGCCAGGGTCGTGGCGCACCGGTTGCCCGCGCGTTGGGTTCCGGCTTCGTGTTCGACGCGTCCGGTTATGTCGTCACCAACCGGCATGTCATTGCCGACGCCGATCAGGTGACCGTGGCCTTCAGCGACGGGACGGAGCGCGAAGCAGAAGTGATCGGCGAGGATGAGCGCACCGATCTGGCCGTCCTCAAGGTCAAGACCGACAAGCCCCTGCCCGCCCTGAAATTCGCCGACAGCGATAAGGTCCGCGTCGGTGATGTGGCGGTGGCCGTCGGCAACCCGTTCGGCTTGGGTGGCACCGTCACCGCCGGCATCGTATCGGCCAGAAGCCGCGATATCGGGTCGGGTCCTTATGACGATTATTTGCAGCTCGATGCCTCCATCAATTCCGGTAATTCCGGCGGCCCGACCTTCAACATGGCCGGTGATGTGATCGGCATCAACACCGCCATCTTCACACCCAATGGCGGCTCCGTCGGCATCGGCTTTGCCATCCCGTCCAATCTGGCCAAACCGGTGGTCGAGGCGCTGAAGCGCGACGGCAAGGTGGAACGCGGCTGGCTGGGCGTCAACTTGCAGGGCGTGACCAAGGAACTGGCCGATGGTCTGGGCCTGTCGAAGGAGGGCGGTGCTCTGATCGCGGCGGTCGAACCGAAAAGCCCGGCTGAGAAGGCTGGGTTGAAGCCCGGCGACGTCGTCCTGTCGGCCGGCGGCAAGCCCATCAAGGATACCCGCGATCTGGCCCGTCAGGTGGGCATGGTGAAGCCCGGCACCAAGCTGGACATGGCACTGTGGCGCGACGGCAAGGAAAAGACCATCGCCGTCACCGTCGAGCAGGCTCCCGGCCAGCCGCAGCAGCGTCTGGCCAAGGCTGAGGCGCAGAAGCAGGATGGCGAGGAAGTGGCGGGCCTGAAACTGTCCGGCCTGACCGACCAGTGGCGTCAGCGTCTGCGCCTGCCCGGCGATGCCGCCGGTGTCGTGGTGCTGGATGTGGGTGACGGGGTGGAGGGCCTGCGCCCCGGCGACCTGATCACCTCGGTCAATAACAGCGCCGTCGCCAGCCCCGCCGATGTGGCAGCCCAGGTAAAGGCCGCCTCCAAGGCCGGGCGCAAGAACGCCCTGGTGCAGGTCCGCCGTGGCGAGACGACGGCCTTCCTGACCATCCCGGTGGATATGGGCTGA
- a CDS encoding sensor histidine kinase, with protein sequence MSSVSRFNLNFLRTTSFRLAAFHLGLFTLSVMVVLGVVYWFTAGFINRHTEETVLREVEELSNVLNERGRIGLLRVISERASDGRTDMIYALTTPARDIIAGNLASWPSGDPGSGWVEFDIKSRKDPGRKRQAVAVILPIEGIGWLLVGHDMTDRYLLRGQLLTGLIWAVSLAFAVGMAGAIYMSRRVAERIESINRTIDRITAGAFADRMQVTGSGDEIDRLVTKLNRMLDEIGRLMLGMRQVTDNVAHDLRTPLSRLRARLELAQRDETLSDAQFTTLEQAIAEIDRLLGVFNAILTIAAAETGRARTDFEPVDLAALAAEVAELYTPLAEERGLSMDVAAPEPVMVSGSRQLLAQLISNLIENAVKYSPEQGHIGVMAGADAGRPLLSVADQGPGIPAGQREKVLERFVRLEAHRGTPGHGLGLSLVAAVARLHDAALALSDAREDTATPGLKVELRFPA encoded by the coding sequence ATGTCATCCGTGAGCCGGTTTAATCTCAATTTCCTGCGCACCACCAGCTTTCGGCTGGCGGCGTTCCATCTGGGCCTGTTCACCTTGTCGGTGATGGTGGTGCTGGGCGTCGTCTATTGGTTCACCGCCGGCTTCATCAACCGCCACACGGAAGAAACCGTGCTGCGGGAGGTGGAGGAACTGAGCAATGTCCTGAATGAGCGGGGGCGAATCGGCCTGCTGCGGGTCATCTCCGAACGTGCGTCGGACGGGCGCACGGACATGATCTATGCCCTGACCACGCCCGCCCGCGACATCATCGCCGGTAATCTGGCCAGCTGGCCGTCGGGTGATCCGGGTTCCGGCTGGGTGGAATTCGACATCAAGTCGCGCAAAGACCCGGGCCGTAAGCGCCAAGCCGTGGCCGTTATCCTACCGATTGAGGGGATCGGCTGGCTGCTGGTCGGGCATGATATGACCGACCGCTATCTGCTGCGCGGGCAATTGCTCACGGGCCTGATCTGGGCCGTGTCGCTGGCCTTCGCGGTGGGCATGGCGGGCGCCATCTATATGAGCCGGCGTGTGGCCGAGCGTATCGAGAGTATCAACCGCACCATCGACCGGATCACCGCCGGGGCGTTTGCCGACCGTATGCAGGTGACGGGGTCGGGTGATGAGATTGACCGGCTGGTCACCAAGCTGAACCGCATGCTGGATGAGATCGGGCGCCTGATGCTGGGCATGCGGCAGGTCACCGACAATGTCGCGCATGATCTGCGCACGCCCCTGTCGCGCCTGCGCGCCCGGTTGGAACTGGCGCAACGTGATGAAACCCTGTCGGACGCGCAGTTCACCACCCTGGAACAGGCCATTGCCGAGATTGACCGGCTGCTGGGCGTATTCAATGCCATCCTGACCATCGCGGCGGCGGAAACGGGCCGGGCGCGGACGGATTTCGAGCCGGTTGATCTGGCGGCATTGGCGGCGGAGGTGGCGGAGCTTTACACCCCTCTGGCCGAGGAACGCGGCCTGTCCATGGATGTGGCGGCGCCGGAGCCGGTGATGGTCAGCGGCAGCCGGCAGTTGCTGGCGCAACTGATCAGCAACCTGATCGAGAACGCCGTGAAATACAGCCCCGAACAGGGCCACATCGGGGTGATGGCCGGTGCCGATGCGGGCCGGCCCCTCCTGTCGGTGGCCGACCAGGGGCCGGGCATTCCTGCCGGTCAGCGCGAGAAGGTCCTGGAGCGATTTGTCCGGTTGGAGGCGCATCGCGGCACGCCGGGCCATGGTCTGGGCCTGTCCCTGGTTGCCGCCGTGGCCCGCCTGCATGATGCCGCCCTGGCCCTGTCCGATGCGCGTGAGGATACCGCCACGCCGGGCCTGAAGGTGGAACTGCGCTTTCCAGCCTGA
- a CDS encoding efflux RND transporter permease subunit — MVISDISIQRPVLAFVISAMLVVFGVLGYEKLPVRELPKIDYPIVSISTTYPGASAEVVDNEITERIEGVINGIEGVKTIRSRSREGSSSVSVEFEIDRDIDAASNDVRDRVGRISDSLPEEAELPEISKVDADSNPIMWITLSSDRMNQLELTDFVRRYYLDALGTVPGVASVRIGGRRDFAMRVWLDRNAMAARRVTVQDIEASIRRENAELPAGRIESSQREFTVRTDTRLNRPEQFSSILVRQDGANWIRLGDVARVEVAARDDRGDFRINGGSAIGLGIIRQSTANTMEVSEGVRKLLGEFRQNLSPGMKLEVRQDDATFVSQSVYEVFHAIAVAIGLVVLVVWVFLRTFRATLIPVIAIPVSLVAAFGVMAALGFSINVLTLLAFVLAVGLVVDDAIIVVENISRRIEEGEPPLLAAYRGARQIGFAVIATTAVLIAVIAPLSMLPGDQGRLFREFAIALMASIAFSCIVALTLSPMLSSKLLRGHQEARGLFRLSEAFLDMLTRGYTALLRQALSARMLVMALMAGALVLTAVLGRTLPSELAPVEDRGVARISITGPEGASMDYTMQEVARVEGLLQPYLQSGEVDSILTIVNPGFGGSSGVNRAMVVFRTVPWAERVSDRTVPEMVNELRPKLSAMPGSRIVPILPSGLGGGASANQLQVVIGGNTFEELAEWRDALIARLQQYPGLTGFSADYDETKPQLYVTVDRNRAADLGVPVTTIGTTLETMLGEKLVTRYLDRGEEYDVVLRAEAQDRANPRDLSNIFVRSTTGTTTGQLIPLANLIQVRDVAGATELNRYNRLRSITITANLTEGAVMGDAIREVRQAAAEVLPAEARINFEGAARLQLEASSAIWFAFGMAMLVAFLVLAAQFENFRLPAMILGSVLPAGLGGILAISLTGMSLNTYTQIGLIMLIGLIAKNAIMIVEFANQLREEGHDLMDAVVEASRLRLRPILMTSIATVFGALPLALAHGAGAESRMAIGWVIVGGVTVGTALSLFITPVLYSMFARGVQPIGIIRRKIEEEERLHNAPPQVPAE, encoded by the coding sequence ATGGTGATCTCCGACATTTCGATCCAGCGTCCTGTGCTCGCCTTCGTGATCAGCGCCATGCTGGTCGTGTTTGGTGTCCTGGGATATGAAAAGCTGCCGGTGCGCGAGCTGCCGAAGATCGATTATCCCATCGTGTCGATCAGCACCACCTATCCCGGCGCCAGCGCCGAGGTGGTAGATAACGAGATTACCGAACGGATCGAAGGCGTCATCAACGGCATCGAGGGCGTGAAGACCATCCGCTCCCGCTCCCGCGAAGGCAGCTCATCCGTGTCGGTTGAGTTCGAGATCGACCGCGATATCGACGCCGCCAGCAATGATGTGCGCGACCGTGTGGGCCGCATCAGCGACAGCCTGCCCGAAGAAGCCGAACTGCCGGAAATCAGCAAGGTCGATGCAGACAGCAACCCCATCATGTGGATCACGCTGTCGTCCGACCGTATGAACCAGTTGGAACTGACCGATTTCGTGCGCCGCTATTACCTTGACGCGCTGGGCACGGTGCCGGGCGTGGCCTCGGTGCGCATCGGCGGGCGGCGTGACTTTGCCATGCGCGTCTGGCTGGACCGCAACGCCATGGCGGCGCGCCGGGTGACGGTGCAGGATATCGAAGCGTCGATCCGGCGTGAAAATGCCGAACTGCCTGCCGGTCGTATCGAAAGCAGCCAGCGTGAATTCACGGTGCGGACCGACACGCGTCTGAACCGCCCCGAACAATTCTCCTCCATCCTGGTCCGTCAGGACGGGGCCAACTGGATCCGCCTGGGCGATGTGGCCCGGGTAGAGGTTGCGGCCCGCGATGACCGTGGTGATTTCCGAATCAATGGCGGCAGCGCCATTGGCTTGGGCATCATCCGCCAATCGACCGCCAATACGATGGAAGTGTCCGAAGGCGTGCGCAAGCTGCTGGGCGAATTCCGTCAGAACCTGTCGCCGGGGATGAAGCTGGAGGTTCGCCAGGACGACGCGACCTTCGTCAGCCAGTCTGTCTATGAAGTGTTCCACGCCATCGCGGTTGCCATCGGGCTGGTGGTGCTGGTGGTCTGGGTGTTCCTACGCACCTTCCGCGCCACCCTGATCCCCGTCATCGCCATTCCGGTGTCGTTGGTCGCGGCCTTCGGGGTGATGGCGGCGCTGGGTTTCTCCATCAACGTGCTGACACTGCTGGCCTTTGTGCTGGCCGTCGGCTTGGTCGTGGATGATGCCATCATCGTGGTGGAAAACATCTCCCGCCGGATTGAGGAGGGGGAACCACCGCTGCTGGCCGCCTATCGCGGGGCGCGACAGATCGGCTTTGCCGTGATCGCCACCACCGCCGTGTTGATTGCCGTGATCGCGCCCTTGTCCATGCTGCCTGGTGATCAGGGCCGCCTGTTCCGGGAATTTGCCATCGCGCTGATGGCATCCATCGCTTTCTCCTGCATCGTGGCGCTGACCCTGTCGCCCATGCTGTCGTCAAAGCTGCTGCGCGGGCATCAGGAAGCGCGTGGCCTTTTCCGCCTGTCCGAGGCATTCCTGGACATGCTGACCCGTGGCTATACGGCCTTGCTGCGTCAGGCCCTGTCGGCCCGCATGCTGGTAATGGCCTTGATGGCGGGTGCCTTGGTCCTGACGGCGGTGCTGGGCCGCACCCTGCCCAGCGAGCTGGCACCTGTGGAAGACCGTGGCGTGGCTCGCATCTCCATCACCGGGCCGGAAGGTGCCAGCATGGATTACACCATGCAGGAGGTGGCACGGGTGGAAGGGCTGTTGCAGCCCTATCTGCAGTCGGGCGAGGTGGACAGCATCCTGACCATCGTCAATCCCGGCTTTGGCGGCAGCTCTGGTGTGAACCGCGCCATGGTCGTATTCCGTACCGTACCCTGGGCCGAACGCGTCAGCGACCGTACCGTGCCGGAAATGGTTAATGAACTGCGCCCGAAACTGTCGGCCATGCCCGGTTCCCGCATCGTGCCCATCCTGCCCTCGGGTCTGGGCGGTGGTGCCTCGGCCAACCAGCTGCAGGTCGTGATCGGCGGCAACACGTTCGAGGAGCTGGCCGAATGGCGCGATGCCCTGATCGCCCGGTTGCAGCAATATCCGGGTCTCACCGGCTTCTCCGCCGATTATGATGAAACCAAGCCGCAGCTTTATGTGACGGTGGACCGTAACCGCGCCGCCGACCTGGGCGTGCCCGTCACCACCATCGGCACCACCCTGGAAACCATGCTGGGTGAAAAGCTGGTGACCCGTTACCTGGACCGGGGTGAGGAGTATGACGTAGTGCTGCGGGCAGAGGCGCAGGACCGTGCCAATCCGCGCGACCTGTCCAACATCTTCGTCCGTTCCACGACGGGCACCACCACGGGGCAGCTGATCCCGCTGGCGAACCTGATCCAGGTGCGCGACGTGGCCGGTGCCACCGAACTGAACCGGTATAACCGCCTGCGCTCCATCACCATCACGGCCAACCTGACCGAGGGTGCCGTGATGGGTGACGCCATCCGCGAAGTGCGGCAGGCTGCCGCCGAGGTGTTGCCGGCAGAGGCGCGGATCAATTTCGAAGGCGCGGCGCGGTTGCAGCTGGAAGCCAGCAGCGCCATCTGGTTCGCCTTCGGCATGGCCATGTTGGTGGCTTTCCTGGTGCTGGCGGCACAGTTTGAGAATTTCCGCCTGCCGGCCATGATCCTGGGGTCGGTGCTGCCGGCGGGCCTGGGGGGCATCCTGGCCATCAGCCTGACGGGCATGTCGCTGAACACCTATACGCAGATCGGTCTGATCATGCTGATCGGCCTGATTGCCAAGAACGCTATCATGATCGTGGAGTTCGCCAATCAGCTGCGCGAGGAAGGGCATGACTTGATGGATGCGGTGGTGGAGGCCTCGCGTCTGCGCCTGCGCCCCATCTTGATGACCTCCATCGCGACTGTGTTCGGTGCGCTGCCGCTGGCCCTGGCGCATGGGGCCGGTGCCGAAAGCCGCATGGCCATCGGCTGGGTCATCGTGGGTGGTGTGACGGTGGGTACGGCCCTGTCCTTGTTCATCACGCCCGTGCTGTACAGCATGTTCGCCAGGGGTGTGCAGCCCATCGGCATCATCCGCCGCAAGATCGAAGAGGAAGAACGCCTGCACAATGCACCGCCGCAGGTGCCGGCGGAGTGA
- a CDS encoding efflux RND transporter periplasmic adaptor subunit, whose product MRLPIQIATAVAIVAIGGGVWYMTGRDGAKPAAQQQAGARPVNVVATHVTRGDIAVTFDAVGTLRANEAVTVTAKTAGLVKSINFTEGQLVQAGAVLIELDDREVRANLAVAEAGRRNAAQLLDRARALLVKQNVAQARVDELALQLAGNDAEVRAVQARLADLTIRAPFTGYTGLRQVSPGALVRPADPVTTLDDTRTVKLEFTVPESSLRYLRDGMEIAAQTTLYPDQSFLGKVSAIDTRIDPVTRTVAAVAKIDNEDGRLRPGLFMTVRLTLDNRVNVVLVPEESLVPVGDRQFVFLVASGRVERRPVTIGARSRGVVEVADGLTGGELVITRGVQKVRDGVPVQAEIVSAPAATGTQSAARPAP is encoded by the coding sequence ATGCGCCTGCCAATTCAGATTGCCACGGCTGTTGCCATCGTCGCCATTGGCGGCGGCGTCTGGTACATGACCGGGCGCGACGGCGCCAAACCCGCCGCACAGCAGCAGGCGGGCGCCCGGCCCGTGAATGTCGTCGCCACCCATGTGACGCGGGGTGATATCGCCGTCACCTTTGACGCCGTGGGTACATTGCGCGCGAATGAGGCGGTGACCGTGACGGCCAAGACAGCCGGTCTCGTCAAGTCTATCAATTTCACCGAAGGCCAACTGGTCCAGGCCGGTGCCGTCCTGATCGAACTGGACGACCGCGAGGTTCGGGCCAATCTGGCGGTGGCCGAAGCCGGGCGCCGCAATGCGGCCCAGTTGCTGGACCGCGCCCGCGCCCTTCTGGTGAAGCAGAATGTGGCCCAGGCCCGCGTTGATGAACTGGCGCTGCAACTGGCCGGTAATGATGCGGAAGTGCGGGCGGTGCAGGCGCGTCTGGCCGACCTGACCATCCGGGCGCCGTTTACCGGCTATACCGGCCTGCGGCAAGTCAGTCCCGGCGCCCTGGTCCGTCCGGCGGACCCGGTGACCACGCTGGACGATACCCGCACTGTGAAGCTGGAATTCACGGTGCCTGAATCCTCCCTGCGCTATCTGCGCGACGGGATGGAAATCGCGGCACAGACCACGCTGTATCCCGACCAGTCCTTCCTGGGCAAGGTGTCGGCCATCGATACCCGTATCGATCCCGTCACCCGCACCGTCGCCGCCGTAGCAAAGATCGACAATGAAGACGGGCGTCTACGCCCTGGCCTGTTCATGACGGTCCGCCTGACGCTGGATAACCGCGTCAATGTCGTGCTGGTGCCGGAGGAATCGCTGGTGCCGGTCGGTGACCGGCAGTTCGTGTTCCTGGTGGCCTCGGGCAGGGTGGAACGCCGCCCGGTCACCATCGGCGCCCGGTCGCGCGGCGTGGTGGAAGTGGCGGATGGTTTGACCGGCGGTGAACTGGTCATCACACGCGGCGTGCAGAAGGTGCGTGATGGCGTGCCTGTGCAGGCCGAAATCGTCAGTGCGCCTGCCGCCACCGGCACGCAATCCGCCGCCCGGCCCGCGCCCTGA
- a CDS encoding response regulator transcription factor, giving the protein MKILVIEDDRATADYLVKGLKEAGHVVDHADNGRDGLFLAASEPYDGLIVDRMLPGRDGLSLLEVLRTTGNDTPALVLSALGSVDDRVKGLRAGADDYLTKPFAFAELLARLEVMQRRARGGGSAPVTRLQIADLEMDLLARTVKRAGKPVDLLPREFQLLEYLIRNAGNVVTRTMLLENVWDYHFDPQTNVIDVHIARLRQKIDKDHPVALIHTVRGAGYVIREPV; this is encoded by the coding sequence ATGAAGATCCTTGTCATCGAAGACGACCGCGCCACTGCTGATTACCTGGTCAAGGGCCTCAAAGAGGCCGGCCATGTGGTCGATCACGCCGATAATGGCCGCGACGGGCTGTTTCTGGCGGCATCCGAACCCTACGATGGCTTGATCGTCGACCGGATGCTGCCGGGCCGGGACGGGTTGTCGCTGCTAGAGGTGCTGCGTACCACGGGCAACGACACGCCAGCACTGGTGCTGTCGGCCCTGGGAAGCGTCGATGACCGCGTAAAGGGTCTGCGCGCCGGGGCCGATGATTACCTGACCAAGCCCTTTGCCTTTGCCGAACTGCTGGCCAGGCTGGAGGTGATGCAGCGCCGGGCCAGGGGCGGCGGATCGGCGCCGGTGACCCGGTTGCAGATTGCAGATCTGGAGATGGACCTGCTGGCCCGGACCGTGAAGCGGGCCGGAAAGCCGGTCGATCTGCTGCCGCGTGAGTTCCAGTTACTGGAATATCTGATCCGCAATGCCGGCAATGTCGTGACGCGCACCATGCTGCTGGAAAATGTCTGGGATTATCATTTCGATCCGCAGACCAATGTCATCGACGTGCATATCGCCCGCCTGCGCCAGAAGATCGACAAGGATCATCCGGTGGCCCTGATCCATACGGTACGCGGGGCGGGCTATGTCATCCGTGAGCCGGTTTAA